CCACGCCGCCGATGGGCTCGTCCAGCAGATACAGCCGTGTGCGGCGGCTCATGACTAGAATCAGCTGCACCTTTTCCCGTGTACCCTTGGACATCTGCTTGATGCGCTGGGTGGGACTGATCTCCAGAGCCGTCAGCATATGCTCCGCCGCCTCCCGGTCGAAGTCCGGGTAGAAGTCACAGAAAAAGTCCAGCAGCTGCACCACCGTCATCCAGTCGGAGAGGTAGGTGCGCTCCGGCAGATAGGATACCAGCCTCCGGGTGTCCGGGCCGGGGGCCTTGCCGTCGATGAGCAGCTGCCCCGACGAGGGGGTCAGAAGCCCATTGGCGATCTTCAGCAGCGTGGTCTTACCGCTGCCGTTGGGGCCAAGCAGACCCACGATCCGCCCCGGCTCCAGCTGGAGGGACAGGTGGTCCAGACCCAGAGTCCGGTCGTAATATTTGGTCAGGTCCTTACATTCTAAAATAGCCATCTCTTATGCTTCCTCCTTCCAAGACCGCACCAGCTGGGCGGCCTGCTCCCGGTCGTAGCCCATGCGCTCCATACGGCGCAGAAAGGCCCCGACCTGCTGGTGGGCCAGCTCCTGTTTGGCGCTGTCGACGACAGCGGCGTCCTCGGTAACAAAGCGCCCGGCAGTGCGCTGGGTGTAGACCAGCCCCGTGCGCTCCAGCTCCGCCAGCGCCCGCTGCATGGTGTTGGGGTTGACCCCGGCCTCCGCCGCCATCTCCCGCACCGGCGGTAGCCGTCCGCCGCAGGGGAAGGTGCCGGACAGAATGGCCAGCGTCACCTGTTGGATCAGCTGGGTGTAAATGGGCTGGTCATTGCGGATATCCCATTCCATAGGCGTCCTCCTTTGCCTGTGCTGCCGATGGATCGGAGCAGTCACATCTCGACGTTCTCGCTGCCCCACCTATCAGTTCGCTTGTACTACGACAATAGTACATTAAGACAAAGGAATTGTCAAGGGGGAACATGAAAAATTCTGCGGATGGATCAAAAATCCCCCTTTCCCGGTGCTCTGTGCCGGGAAGGGGGATTTGTTGGTGGGATAGGGGGATCCGAAGGGAAGAGGCGCTCGTGAGGGCGGATCGCTCGTCCTGCGGCTGGTT
The genomic region above belongs to Vescimonas coprocola and contains:
- a CDS encoding ABC transporter ATP-binding protein, with the protein product MAILECKDLTKYYDRTLGLDHLSLQLEPGRIVGLLGPNGSGKTTLLKIANGLLTPSSGQLLIDGKAPGPDTRRLVSYLPERTYLSDWMTVVQLLDFFCDFYPDFDREAAEHMLTALEISPTQRIKQMSKGTREKVQLILVMSRRTRLYLLDEPIGGVDPATRDYIIHTILTNFHPDSTLLISTHLIADVERILDDVVFISRGQLVLHQSVDQIRQERGCSVDDLFREVFRYAE
- a CDS encoding GntR family transcriptional regulator, whose amino-acid sequence is MEWDIRNDQPIYTQLIQQVTLAILSGTFPCGGRLPPVREMAAEAGVNPNTMQRALAELERTGLVYTQRTAGRFVTEDAAVVDSAKQELAHQQVGAFLRRMERMGYDREQAAQLVRSWKEEA